Proteins found in one Pseudomonas mosselii genomic segment:
- a CDS encoding TenA family transcriptional regulator, producing the protein MIDAFVRIGPLMDPASYPQWAQQLIEDCRESKRRVVEHEFYQRLRDGQLKQSTIRQYLIGGWPVVEQFSLYMAHNLTKTRYARHPGEDMARRWLMRNIRVELNHADYWVNWCQAHGIHLHELQSQEVPPELNGLNDWCWRVCATESLAIAMAATNYAIEGATGEWSAVVCAEDTYAQGFPEDTRKRAMKWLKMHAQYDDAHPWEALEIICTLAGENPTLGLRTELRRAICKSYDCMFLFLERCMQLEGRQQGRLRPALAAG; encoded by the coding sequence GTGATCGACGCGTTCGTAAGGATCGGACCATTGATGGATCCGGCCAGTTATCCGCAGTGGGCTCAACAACTGATAGAGGATTGCCGCGAAAGCAAGCGCCGGGTGGTGGAGCATGAGTTCTACCAGCGACTGCGCGATGGCCAGCTCAAGCAGTCGACCATCCGCCAGTACTTGATCGGTGGCTGGCCGGTGGTCGAGCAGTTTTCCCTCTACATGGCCCACAACCTCACCAAGACCCGCTACGCCCGGCATCCTGGCGAAGACATGGCGCGCCGCTGGCTGATGCGCAACATCCGGGTCGAGCTCAACCATGCCGACTACTGGGTGAACTGGTGCCAGGCACACGGTATCCATCTGCATGAATTGCAGTCCCAGGAAGTGCCGCCGGAGCTCAACGGCCTCAACGACTGGTGCTGGCGGGTGTGCGCCACCGAGTCGTTGGCTATCGCCATGGCGGCCACCAACTACGCCATCGAAGGTGCCACCGGCGAGTGGTCGGCGGTGGTGTGCGCTGAGGACACCTATGCCCAAGGGTTCCCCGAGGACACCCGCAAGCGCGCGATGAAGTGGCTGAAGATGCATGCGCAGTACGATGATGCGCACCCTTGGGAAGCGCTTGAGATCATCTGCACCCTGGCCGGCGAGAACCCCACGTTGGGGTTGCGCACCGAACTGCGTCGGGCGATCTGCAAGAGCTATGACTGCATGTTCCTGTTTTTGGAGCGTTGCATGCAGCTCGAGGGGCGTCAGCAGGGGCGTCTGCGCCCGGCATTGGCGGCGGGCTGA
- a CDS encoding YciK family oxidoreductase has translation MFDYTARPDLLKDRIILVTGAGRGIGAAAAKAYAALGATVLLLGKTESNLNEVYDQIEAAGHPQPVVIPFNLETALAHQYDELAAMIEEQFGRLDGLLNNASIIGPRTPLEQLSGDNFMRVMHINVNATFMLTSTLLPLLKLSEDASVVFTSSSVGRKGRAYWGAYGVSKFATEGLMQTLADELEGVAPVRSNSINPGATRTAMRAQAYPSENPQNNPLPEDIMPVYLYLMGPDSKDVNGQALNAQ, from the coding sequence ATGTTCGACTACACCGCCCGCCCCGACCTGCTCAAGGACCGGATCATCCTGGTCACCGGCGCCGGTCGCGGCATCGGCGCCGCCGCCGCCAAGGCCTACGCCGCCCTGGGCGCCACCGTGTTGCTGCTGGGCAAGACCGAGTCCAACCTCAACGAGGTCTACGACCAGATCGAGGCCGCTGGCCATCCGCAGCCGGTGGTGATCCCGTTCAACCTGGAAACCGCCCTGGCGCACCAGTACGACGAACTGGCGGCGATGATCGAGGAGCAGTTCGGTCGCCTCGACGGCCTGCTCAACAACGCCTCGATCATCGGCCCGCGCACGCCGCTGGAGCAGCTCTCGGGCGATAACTTCATGCGCGTGATGCACATTAACGTCAACGCCACCTTCATGCTCACCAGCACCCTGCTGCCGCTGCTGAAACTGTCCGAGGACGCCTCAGTGGTGTTCACCTCCAGCAGCGTCGGGCGCAAGGGCCGGGCCTACTGGGGTGCCTACGGGGTGTCGAAGTTCGCCACCGAGGGACTGATGCAGACCTTGGCCGACGAGCTGGAAGGCGTGGCGCCGGTACGCTCGAACAGCATCAATCCGGGCGCCACGCGCACGGCGATGCGCGCCCAGGCCTACCCAAGCGAGAACCCGCAGAACAACCCGCTGCCCGAGGACATCATGCCGGTGTACCTGTACCTGATGGGGCCGGACAGCAAGGATGTGAACGGACAAGCGCTGAACGCGCAGTAA
- the mupP gene encoding N-acetylmuramic acid 6-phosphate phosphatase MupP produces the protein MRLRAVLFDMDGTLLDTAPDFIAICQAMLADRGMPAIDDERIREVISGGARAMVAATFAMDPEADGFEALRLEFLERYQRDCAVHSKLFDGMPELLADIEKGNLLWGVVTNKPVRFAEPIMQRLGLAERSALLICPDHVKNSKPDPEPLILACKTLDLDPASVLFVGDDLRDIESGRDAGTRTAAVRYGYIHPEDNPNNWGADVVVDHPLELRKVIDSALCGC, from the coding sequence ATGCGCCTGCGAGCAGTACTCTTCGACATGGACGGCACCCTACTGGACACGGCGCCGGACTTCATCGCCATCTGCCAGGCGATGCTCGCCGACCGCGGCATGCCGGCCATCGACGACGAACGCATCCGCGAGGTGATCTCCGGCGGCGCCCGCGCCATGGTCGCCGCAACCTTCGCCATGGACCCCGAGGCGGACGGCTTCGAGGCCCTGCGCCTGGAATTCCTCGAGCGCTACCAGCGCGACTGCGCGGTGCACAGCAAGCTGTTCGACGGCATGCCGGAGCTGCTGGCCGACATCGAGAAAGGCAACCTGCTGTGGGGCGTGGTCACCAACAAGCCGGTGCGCTTCGCCGAACCGATCATGCAGCGCCTGGGCCTGGCAGAGCGCTCGGCCCTACTGATCTGCCCAGACCACGTGAAGAACAGCAAGCCCGACCCCGAACCGTTGATCCTGGCGTGCAAGACCCTGGACCTGGACCCGGCCAGCGTGCTGTTCGTCGGCGATGACCTGCGTGACATCGAGTCTGGCCGCGACGCCGGCACCCGCACCGCAGCGGTGCGCTATGGCTATATTCATCCAGAGGACAACCCCAACAACTGGGGCGCTGACGTGGTGGTGGACCACCCGCTGGAACTGCGCAAGGTGATCGACAGCGCGCTGTGCGGCTGCTGA
- the ubiG gene encoding bifunctional 2-polyprenyl-6-hydroxyphenol methylase/3-demethylubiquinol 3-O-methyltransferase UbiG: protein MSNVDHAEIAKFEALAHRWWDRESEFKPLHDINPLRVNWIDERVALAGKKVLDVGCGGGILSEAMAQRGATVTGIDMGEAPLAVAQLHQLESGVAVEYRQITAEALAEEMPEQFDVVTCLEMLEHVPDPSSVIRACYRMVKPGGQVFFSTINRNPKAYLLAIIGAEYILKMLPRGTHDFKKFIRPSELGAWSRAAGLEVKDIIGLTYNPLTKHYKLSNDVDVNYMIQTLREE from the coding sequence ATGAGCAACGTCGACCACGCCGAAATCGCCAAGTTCGAAGCCCTGGCTCACCGCTGGTGGGACCGCGAGAGCGAATTCAAGCCACTGCACGACATCAACCCACTGCGGGTCAACTGGATCGACGAGCGCGTCGCCCTTGCCGGCAAGAAGGTGCTGGACGTCGGCTGCGGCGGCGGCATCCTCAGCGAGGCGATGGCCCAGCGCGGCGCCACCGTGACCGGCATCGACATGGGCGAGGCGCCACTGGCGGTGGCCCAACTGCATCAGCTGGAGTCCGGCGTGGCGGTGGAGTACCGGCAGATCACCGCCGAGGCCCTGGCCGAAGAGATGCCCGAGCAGTTCGACGTGGTCACCTGCCTGGAGATGCTCGAGCACGTGCCCGACCCCTCATCGGTGATCCGTGCCTGCTACCGCATGGTCAAGCCGGGCGGCCAGGTGTTCTTCTCGACCATCAACCGCAACCCCAAGGCCTACCTGCTGGCAATCATCGGCGCCGAGTACATCCTCAAGATGCTGCCGCGCGGCACCCATGACTTCAAGAAATTCATCCGCCCCTCCGAGCTGGGCGCCTGGAGCCGCGCCGCGGGCCTCGAGGTCAAGGACATCATCGGCCTGACCTACAACCCGCTGACCAAGCACTACAAGCTCAGCAACGACGTCGACGTCAACTACATGATCCAGACCCTGCGCGAGGAATGA
- a CDS encoding TRZ/ATZ family hydrolase → MPTAIPLLDLLLVPDWLVPVEPAGVVLEGHALGVLDGQIAWLGPRERAPRAREVRELPDCVLTPGLVNAHGHAAMALFRGLADDLPLMTWLQEHIWPAEGRWVDETFVRDGTDLAIAEQLKGGITCFADMYFFPREACDRVHQSGIRAQIAVPLLDFPIPGARTPDEGLHLAIELFGDLRHHPRITVALGPHAPYTVSDANLEKIRVIADQLDAPLHMHIHETAGEVEQALKDSGERPLARLARLGLLGPNLQAVHMTQVSDEDLALLVESNTSVVHCPESNLKLASGFCPVERLWQAGVNVAVGTDGAASNNDLDLLGETRTAALLAKAVAGSATALDAHRALRMATLNGARALGLEATTGSLEVGKAADLVAFDLSGLAQQPVHDPVSQLIYATGRDCVKDVWVAGHALVLDRRLTRMDERALAANARAWGARIGGRNE, encoded by the coding sequence ATGCCCACCGCCATCCCTCTCCTCGACCTGCTGCTTGTGCCGGACTGGCTGGTCCCCGTGGAGCCGGCCGGCGTGGTGCTCGAAGGCCATGCACTGGGTGTGCTGGACGGCCAGATCGCCTGGCTCGGCCCCCGCGAACGGGCACCCCGGGCCCGGGAAGTGCGCGAACTGCCCGACTGCGTGCTGACGCCCGGGCTGGTCAACGCCCATGGTCACGCCGCCATGGCCCTGTTCCGTGGCCTGGCCGATGACCTACCGCTGATGACCTGGCTGCAGGAGCATATCTGGCCGGCCGAGGGCCGCTGGGTGGACGAAACCTTCGTGCGTGACGGCACCGACCTTGCCATCGCCGAGCAGCTCAAGGGCGGCATCACCTGCTTTGCCGACATGTACTTCTTCCCCCGCGAAGCCTGCGACCGCGTGCACCAGAGCGGTATCCGCGCGCAGATCGCCGTGCCGCTGCTGGACTTCCCGATCCCCGGCGCGCGCACCCCGGACGAGGGCCTGCACCTGGCCATCGAGCTGTTCGGCGACCTGCGCCACCACCCGCGCATTACCGTCGCCCTTGGCCCGCACGCGCCGTACACGGTCAGCGATGCGAACCTTGAGAAGATCCGGGTAATCGCCGACCAGCTCGACGCACCGCTGCACATGCATATCCACGAGACCGCCGGCGAAGTCGAGCAGGCGCTCAAGGACAGCGGCGAGCGCCCACTGGCCCGCCTCGCCCGCCTGGGCCTGCTGGGGCCGAACCTGCAGGCGGTGCACATGACCCAGGTCAGCGACGAGGATCTGGCCCTGCTGGTAGAAAGCAACACCAGCGTGGTCCACTGCCCCGAGTCCAACCTCAAGCTGGCCAGCGGCTTCTGCCCGGTGGAGCGCCTGTGGCAGGCCGGAGTGAACGTGGCGGTGGGCACCGACGGCGCCGCCAGCAACAATGACCTCGACCTGCTCGGCGAAACCCGTACCGCCGCGCTGCTGGCCAAGGCCGTCGCCGGCTCGGCCACCGCCCTGGACGCCCACCGGGCGCTGCGCATGGCCACGCTCAACGGCGCCCGGGCGCTGGGCCTGGAGGCGACGACCGGCTCGCTCGAGGTAGGCAAGGCCGCCGACCTGGTCGCCTTCGACCTGTCGGGGCTGGCGCAGCAGCCGGTGCACGACCCGGTCTCGCAATTGATCTACGCCACCGGCCGCGATTGCGTGAAGGACGTCTGGGTCGCCGGCCACGCCCTGGTGCTGGACCGCCGCCTGACGCGGATGGACGAGCGGGCCCTGGCCGCCAATGCCCGCGCCTGGGGAGCCCGCATCGGCGGGCGCAACGAATAA
- the mtnA gene encoding S-methyl-5-thioribose-1-phosphate isomerase: MREQLMAAETVTGIEWRDGVLHLLDQRLLPLEQCWLACTQAYEVAEAISDMAVRGAPAIGICAAYGLVLALRQRLAEGDGWEESLEEDFMLLGEARPTPANLFWALNRMRERLQRLRSGEDVLAVMEAEAVAIHESDREANLTMAQFGVEQIRRHQGSEQALLTHGNAGALATGGFGTALGVIRAATLEGMVEQVYACESRPWLQGSRLTAWELAADGVPVTVVADAAMGHLMKTKGITWVVVGADCIAANGDVAAKIGTYQMAVTAMHHGLRFMVVAPSTSVDLNLATGEDIPLETRGEEELLEVAGIQVTADVEAYNPVVDVTPADLIDVIVTERGVVERPDTAKIAQLMCRKRLH; this comes from the coding sequence ATGCGCGAGCAACTGATGGCGGCGGAGACGGTGACGGGCATCGAATGGCGCGACGGCGTGTTGCACCTGCTCGACCAGCGCCTGCTGCCGCTGGAGCAGTGCTGGCTGGCCTGCACGCAGGCGTACGAGGTGGCCGAGGCAATCAGCGACATGGCTGTACGCGGCGCCCCGGCGATCGGAATCTGCGCCGCCTATGGCCTGGTGCTGGCTTTGCGCCAGCGATTGGCCGAGGGTGACGGCTGGGAGGAGTCCCTCGAGGAGGACTTCATGCTGCTGGGCGAGGCGCGCCCGACCCCGGCCAACCTGTTCTGGGCGCTCAACCGCATGCGTGAACGCCTGCAGCGCCTGCGTTCAGGGGAGGATGTGCTGGCGGTGATGGAGGCCGAGGCGGTGGCCATCCATGAAAGCGATCGCGAGGCCAACCTGACCATGGCCCAGTTCGGCGTCGAGCAGATTCGTCGCCACCAGGGCAGCGAACAGGCTCTGCTCACCCATGGCAACGCCGGGGCCTTGGCCACCGGCGGCTTCGGCACCGCCTTGGGGGTGATCCGCGCTGCCACCCTGGAAGGCATGGTTGAGCAGGTCTATGCCTGCGAGTCGCGGCCCTGGTTGCAGGGCTCGCGCCTGACCGCCTGGGAACTGGCCGCCGATGGCGTGCCGGTGACCGTGGTCGCCGACGCGGCCATGGGACACCTGATGAAGACCAAGGGCATCACCTGGGTGGTGGTTGGTGCCGACTGTATCGCCGCCAATGGCGACGTGGCGGCGAAGATCGGCACCTACCAGATGGCGGTGACCGCCATGCACCACGGCCTGCGCTTCATGGTGGTGGCGCCGAGCACCAGCGTCGACCTGAACCTGGCCACCGGCGAGGACATTCCGCTGGAGACTCGTGGCGAAGAGGAGTTGCTGGAAGTCGCGGGCATCCAGGTGACGGCCGATGTCGAGGCCTACAACCCGGTGGTGGATGTCACCCCGGCGGACCTGATCGACGTGATCGTCACCGAGAGGGGGGTGGTCGAGCGTCCGGATACGGCGAAAATCGCCCAGTTGATGTGCCGCAAACGCCTGCATTGA
- the gyrA gene encoding DNA gyrase subunit A — MGELAKEILPVNIEDELRQSYLDYAMSVIVGRALPDARDGLKPVHRRVLYAMSELGNDWNKPYKKSARVVGDVIGKYHPHGDTAVYDTIVRMAQPFSLRYLLVDGQGNFGSVDGDNAAAMRYTEVRMAKLAHELLADLHKETVDWVPNYDGTEQIPAVMPTKIPNLLVNGSSGIAVGMATNIPPHNLGEVIDGCLALIDNSDITVDELMQFIPGPDFPTAGLINGRQGIIEAYRTGRGRIYMRARSEIEDIDKVGGRQQIVVTELPYQLNKARLIEKIAELVKEKKIEGITELRDESDKDGMRIVIELRRGEVPEVVLNNLYQQTQLQSVFGINIVALIDGRPRLLNLKDLLEAFVRHRREVVTRRTVFELRKARERGHILEGQAVALSNIDPVIALIKASPTPSEAKEALISTAWESSAVQVMVERAGAESCRPEDLPEQYGLREGKYYLSPEQAQAILELRLHRLTGLEHEKLLAEYQEILEQIGELIRILSSAERLMEVIREELEAIRAEYGDARRTEILNASHDLNYGDMIPEEERVVTISHGGYAKTQPLSAYQAQRRGGKGKSATGVKDEDYIEHLLVANSHATLLLFSSKGKVYWKKTYEIPEASRAARGRPLVNLLPLEEGERITAMLQIDLEALQQHADPEEELEDSDDSVIEGELVEAEEIDEEDGDTPEWAAEPTGAYIFMATASGTVKKTPLVQFARPRSNGLIALKLKEGDTLIAAAITDGAKEVMMFSDAGKVIRFAESVVREMGRNARGVRGMKLGKGQQIISMLIPESGAQILTASERGFGKRTPLSKFPRRGRGGQGVIAMGTKGRNGLLIGAIQVQEGEEIMLISDQGTLVRTRVGEVSSLSRNTQGVTLIKLATDETLVGLERVQEPSEEELDDLVETDEEGAPLDAVGEDNAGAEEAPQE; from the coding sequence ATGGGCGAACTGGCCAAAGAAATCCTCCCGGTCAATATCGAAGACGAACTGAGACAGTCTTACCTCGACTACGCGATGAGCGTTATTGTCGGGCGAGCGCTGCCCGATGCGCGTGACGGCTTGAAGCCCGTGCATCGCCGCGTTCTGTATGCGATGAGCGAACTGGGCAACGACTGGAACAAGCCGTACAAGAAATCCGCCCGTGTGGTCGGTGACGTGATCGGTAAGTACCACCCGCACGGCGACACCGCTGTGTACGACACCATCGTGCGCATGGCACAGCCCTTCTCGCTGCGCTACCTTCTGGTCGATGGCCAGGGCAACTTCGGTTCGGTGGACGGTGACAACGCCGCGGCCATGCGATACACCGAAGTGCGCATGGCCAAGCTGGCCCACGAGCTGCTGGCCGACCTGCACAAGGAAACCGTCGACTGGGTGCCCAACTACGACGGTACCGAGCAGATCCCGGCGGTCATGCCGACCAAGATCCCCAACCTGCTGGTCAACGGTTCCAGCGGTATCGCCGTGGGCATGGCCACCAACATCCCGCCGCACAACCTCGGCGAAGTGATCGATGGCTGCCTGGCGCTGATCGACAACTCCGACATCACGGTCGATGAACTGATGCAGTTCATCCCGGGTCCGGACTTCCCTACCGCCGGCCTGATCAACGGCCGTCAGGGCATCATCGAGGCCTATCGCACCGGCCGTGGCCGCATCTATATGCGCGCCCGTTCCGAGATCGAGGACATCGACAAGGTCGGTGGTCGCCAGCAGATCGTCGTCACCGAGCTGCCGTACCAGCTGAACAAGGCGCGTCTGATCGAGAAGATCGCCGAGCTGGTCAAAGAGAAGAAGATCGAAGGCATCACCGAGCTGCGCGACGAGTCCGACAAGGATGGCATGCGCATCGTCATCGAGCTGCGTCGCGGCGAGGTGCCGGAAGTGGTGCTCAACAACCTCTACCAGCAGACCCAGCTGCAGAGCGTGTTCGGCATCAACATCGTTGCCCTGATCGACGGTCGCCCGCGCCTGCTGAACCTCAAGGACCTGCTCGAGGCGTTCGTTCGCCACCGTCGCGAAGTGGTCACCCGCCGCACCGTGTTCGAGCTGCGCAAGGCCCGCGAGCGTGGCCACATCCTTGAAGGCCAGGCGGTCGCGCTGTCCAACATCGACCCGGTCATCGCCCTGATCAAGGCCTCGCCGACCCCGTCCGAAGCCAAGGAAGCGCTGATCAGCACCGCCTGGGAGTCCAGCGCGGTGCAGGTCATGGTCGAGCGCGCCGGCGCCGAGTCCTGCCGTCCGGAAGACCTGCCGGAGCAGTACGGTCTGCGTGAAGGCAAGTACTACCTGTCGCCGGAGCAGGCCCAGGCCATCCTCGAGCTGCGCCTGCACCGCCTGACCGGCCTGGAGCACGAGAAGCTGCTGGCCGAGTACCAGGAGATCCTCGAGCAGATCGGCGAGCTGATCCGCATCCTCAGCAGCGCCGAGCGCCTGATGGAAGTGATCCGCGAAGAACTCGAAGCGATCCGCGCCGAGTACGGCGATGCCCGCCGCACCGAGATCCTCAACGCCAGCCACGACCTCAACTACGGTGACATGATCCCGGAAGAAGAGCGCGTGGTGACCATCTCCCACGGTGGTTACGCCAAGACCCAGCCATTGTCCGCCTACCAGGCCCAGCGCCGCGGCGGCAAGGGCAAGTCGGCCACCGGCGTCAAGGACGAGGACTACATCGAGCACCTGCTGGTCGCCAACAGCCACGCCACCCTGCTGCTGTTCTCCAGCAAGGGCAAGGTGTACTGGAAGAAGACCTACGAAATCCCCGAGGCATCCCGCGCCGCCCGCGGTCGTCCGCTGGTCAACCTGCTGCCGCTGGAGGAGGGTGAGCGCATCACCGCCATGCTGCAGATCGACCTGGAAGCGCTGCAGCAGCACGCAGACCCTGAGGAAGAGCTGGAAGACAGCGATGACAGCGTGATTGAAGGCGAGCTGGTTGAGGCCGAAGAGATCGACGAGGAAGACGGCGACACCCCAGAGTGGGCCGCCGAACCGACCGGCGCCTACATCTTCATGGCCACCGCCTCCGGTACCGTCAAGAAGACCCCGCTGGTGCAGTTCGCCCGTCCGCGCTCCAACGGCCTGATCGCCCTGAAGCTCAAGGAAGGCGACACCCTGATCGCCGCAGCCATTACCGATGGCGCCAAGGAAGTCATGATGTTCTCCGACGCCGGCAAGGTGATCCGCTTCGCCGAGAGCGTGGTGCGCGAGATGGGTCGTAATGCCCGTGGCGTGCGCGGCATGAAACTGGGCAAGGGCCAGCAGATCATCTCCATGCTGATCCCCGAGTCCGGCGCGCAGATCCTCACTGCCTCCGAGCGTGGCTTCGGCAAGCGCACCCCGCTTTCCAAGTTCCCGCGTCGCGGTCGTGGCGGCCAGGGCGTGATCGCCATGGGCACCAAGGGGCGCAACGGCCTGCTGATCGGCGCCATCCAGGTGCAGGAAGGCGAGGAGATCATGCTGATTTCCGACCAGGGTACCCTGGTGCGCACGCGGGTCGGCGAAGTGTCCAGCCTGAGCCGTAACACCCAGGGTGTTACGCTGATCAAGCTGGCCACGGACGAAACACTGGTGGGCTTGGAGCGTGTCCAGGAGCCATCCGAGGAAGAACTCGACGACCTGGTCGAGACGGACGAGGAGGGCGCCCCGCTCGATGCAGTGGGCGAGGACAACGCAGGCGCCGAAGAGGCACCTCAGGAGTAA
- the serC gene encoding 3-phosphoserine/phosphohydroxythreonine transaminase: MSKRAFNFCAGPAALPDAVLQRAQAEMLDWRGKGLSVMEMSHRSDDYVAIAEKAEQDLRDLLSVPSNYKVLFLQGGASQQFAEIPLNLLPENGTADYVETGIWSKKAIEEARRFGNVNVAASAKPYDYLAIPGQNEWKLTKNAAYVHYASNETIGGLQFDWVPETGDVPLVVDMSSDILSRPTDVSQFGLIYAGAQKNIGPSGLVVVIVREDLLGHARSSCPTMLDYKIAADNGSMYNTPATYSWYLSGLVFEWLKEQGGVEAMEQRNRAKKDRLYGFIDGSEFYTNPISHNARSWMNVPFRLADERLDKAFLAGADARGLLNLKGHRSVGGMRASIYNALGLEAVEALVQYMAEFEKEHG; encoded by the coding sequence GTGAGCAAACGAGCCTTTAACTTCTGCGCCGGCCCCGCCGCGCTTCCCGATGCTGTCCTGCAGCGTGCCCAGGCCGAGATGCTGGACTGGCGCGGCAAGGGCCTGTCGGTGATGGAAATGAGCCATCGCAGCGACGACTACGTGGCCATTGCCGAAAAGGCCGAGCAGGACCTGCGCGACCTGCTGTCCGTCCCCTCCAACTACAAGGTGCTGTTCCTGCAGGGCGGCGCCAGCCAGCAGTTCGCCGAGATTCCGCTGAACCTGCTGCCGGAGAATGGCACCGCCGACTACGTCGAGACCGGCATCTGGTCGAAGAAGGCCATCGAGGAAGCGCGTCGTTTCGGCAACGTCAACGTCGCCGCCAGCGCCAAGCCCTACGACTACCTGGCCATCCCAGGCCAGAACGAGTGGAAACTGACCAAGAACGCGGCATACGTTCACTATGCGTCCAACGAGACCATCGGCGGCCTGCAGTTCGACTGGGTGCCCGAGACCGGCGACGTCCCGCTGGTGGTCGACATGTCCTCCGACATCCTCTCGCGCCCGACTGACGTGTCGCAGTTCGGCCTGATCTACGCCGGCGCGCAGAAGAACATCGGCCCCAGCGGCCTGGTGGTGGTGATCGTCCGTGAAGACCTGCTGGGTCACGCCCGCAGCAGCTGCCCGACCATGCTCGACTACAAGATCGCGGCCGACAACGGCTCGATGTACAACACCCCGGCCACCTATTCCTGGTACCTCTCGGGCCTGGTGTTCGAGTGGCTCAAGGAGCAGGGTGGCGTCGAGGCCATGGAGCAGCGCAACCGCGCCAAGAAGGACCGCCTGTACGGCTTCATCGACGGCAGCGAGTTCTACACCAATCCGATCAGCCACAACGCCCGTTCGTGGATGAACGTGCCGTTCCGCCTGGCCGACGAGCGCCTGGACAAGGCCTTCCTGGCTGGCGCCGACGCCCGTGGCCTGCTGAACCTCAAGGGGCACCGTTCGGTGGGTGGCATGCGCGCCTCGATCTACAATGCCTTGGGCCTGGAGGCCGTCGAGGCGCTGGTGCAGTACATGGCTGAATTCGAGAAGGAGCACGGCTGA
- the pheA gene encoding prephenate dehydratase: MSDQELKALRVRIDSLDEKILELISERARCAQEVAKVKTASLAEGEAPVFYRPEREAAVLKRVMERNKGPLDNEEMARLFREIMSSCLALEEPLKVAYLGPEGTFTQAAAMKHFGHAVVSRPMAAIDEVFREVAAGAVNFGVVPVENSTEGAVSHTLDSFLEHDMVICGEVELRIHHHLLVGENTKTDSITRIYSHAQSLAQCRKWLDAHYPNVERVAVSSNAEAAKRVKGEWNSAAIAGDMAANLYGLTRLAEKIEDRPDNSTRFLMIGSQEVPPTGDDKTSIIVSMSNKPGALHELLVPFHENGIDLTRIETRPSRSGKWTYVFFIDFVGHHRDPLIKAVLEQISQEAVALKVLGSYPKAVL; this comes from the coding sequence ATGTCCGACCAGGAACTCAAGGCCCTGCGCGTGCGCATCGACAGCCTCGACGAGAAGATCCTCGAGCTGATCAGCGAGCGTGCCCGTTGCGCCCAGGAAGTGGCCAAGGTCAAGACCGCGTCGCTGGCCGAAGGCGAGGCGCCGGTGTTCTATCGCCCCGAGCGTGAAGCCGCGGTGCTCAAGCGCGTCATGGAGCGCAACAAGGGGCCGCTGGACAACGAAGAGATGGCGCGGCTGTTCCGCGAGATCATGTCCTCCTGCCTGGCCCTGGAAGAGCCGCTAAAAGTCGCCTACCTCGGCCCGGAAGGCACCTTCACCCAGGCGGCCGCCATGAAGCACTTCGGTCACGCCGTGGTCAGTCGCCCGATGGCGGCCATCGACGAGGTGTTCCGCGAAGTGGCGGCCGGTGCCGTCAACTTTGGCGTGGTGCCGGTGGAAAACTCCACCGAAGGCGCGGTCAGCCATACGCTGGACAGCTTCCTCGAACACGACATGGTGATCTGCGGCGAGGTGGAGCTGCGTATCCACCACCACCTGCTGGTGGGCGAGAACACCAAGACCGACAGCATCACCCGCATCTACTCCCATGCCCAGTCGCTGGCTCAGTGCCGCAAGTGGCTGGACGCCCATTACCCGAACGTCGAGCGCGTGGCTGTCTCCAGCAACGCCGAGGCGGCCAAGCGGGTCAAGGGCGAGTGGAACTCGGCGGCGATCGCTGGCGACATGGCGGCCAACCTGTACGGGCTGACCCGCCTGGCCGAGAAGATCGAGGACCGCCCGGACAACTCCACGCGCTTCCTCATGATCGGCAGCCAGGAAGTACCGCCGACCGGCGACGACAAGACCTCGATCATCGTTTCCATGAGCAACAAGCCGGGCGCGCTGCATGAGCTGCTGGTGCCGTTCCACGAGAACGGCATCGACCTGACGCGCATCGAGACCCGTCCGTCGCGCAGCGGCAAGTGGACCTACGTGTTCTTCATCGACTTCGTCGGCCATCACCGCGATCCGCTGATCAAGGCGGTGCTGGAGCAGATCAGCCAGGAGGCTGTGGCGCTGAAGGTGCTGGGTTCGTATCCGAAGGCGGTGCTTTGA